The Henckelia pumila isolate YLH828 chromosome 2, ASM3356847v2, whole genome shotgun sequence genome includes a window with the following:
- the LOC140880986 gene encoding VAN3-binding protein-like, which produces MYNNSSSKMDLLWADKVPAAAAAGDVHLPESPRGPMEFLSRSWSASAFQVSKALSPPNPPLTFHKLSIEKNSHSVIPENIAGEEQDSGAKLSGNTFSFASSATSQLILDRIMSQSEISPLTSGRLSHSSGPLNGCLTEETDQSPPISPSDEYEDVVKYLRANNTLQPLFTGNRSGYNGGAGGVGGVNTPGGKTVGRWLKERREKKKEETRTRNAQLHAAVAVAGVAAAVAAIAAATAAASSKEKDELMAKTDMAVASAATLVAAQCMEAAENMGADRDHLMSAISSAVNVRSHGDISTLTAAAATALRGVATLKARALKEVWNVASAIPIEKGISLGTGTNSSSSNNSAGSYCEELVPEENFLAACNQELLARGSELLKRTRTGDLHWKVVSVYIHRSGNVMLKMKSKYVGKTITKKKKNVVLDVCKDIPAWPGRHLFEDGEQRRYFGLKTEGRGVVEFECKNARDYEMWTQGVSRLLSIVSERKRKNQKIAT; this is translated from the exons ATGTACAACAACAGTAGCAGCAAAATGGACTTGCTGTGGGCGGACAAGGTCCCGGCGGCGGCGGCAGCCGGCGATGTCCATCTGCCGGAAAGCCCCAGAGGTCCCATGGAGTTCCTCTCCAGATCCTGGAGCGCCTCCGCTTTCCAGGTTTCCAAAGCATTGTCCCCTCCAAATCCGCCATTGACGTTTCACAAGCTCTCCATCGAGAAGAACAGTCACAGCGTGATACCGGAAAACATCGCCGGAGAAGAACAAGATTCCGGCGCCAAACTCTCCGGAAACACCTTCTCTTTCGCTTCTTCTGCCACCTCTCAGCTCATACTCGACCGCATTATGTCCCAATCT GAAATATCACCATTGACATCGGGAAGGCTTTCTCATAGCAGCGGACCTTTGAACGGTTGTTTGACCGAAGAAACTGATCAGAGCCCTCCAATCTCTCCATCCGACGAGTACGAAGATGTAGTTAag TACTTGCGTGCCAACAACACGCTACAACCCTTGTTCACCGGAAACCGCAGCGGCTACAACGGCGGCGCTGGAGGTGTAGGTGGCGTTAACACCCCAGGTGGTAAGACGGTGGGAAGGTGGTTGAAGGAGAGGAGggagaagaagaaagaagagacTCGAACCCGAAACGCACAGCTCCATGCTGCTGTCGCTGTAGCCGGAGTGGCAGCGGCTGTGGCGGCAATAGCAGCAGCGACAGCAGCCGCGTCTTCTAAGGAAAAGGATGAGCTGATGGCAAAGACGGATATGGCGGTGGCTTCAGCCGCCACTCTTGTGGCTGCACAATGTATGGAGGCTGCAGAGAACATGGGAGCTGATCGTGATCACCTCATGTCCGCGATCAGCTCGGCTGTTAATGTCCGGTCACATGGCGATATATCAACCCTCACTGCTGCAGCAGCCACAG CTTTGCGGGGTGTGGCGACATTGAAAGCGAGGGCATTGAAAGAAGTATGGAACGTCGCATCGGCTATACCAATAGAAAAAGGGATCAGTTTAGGCACAGGGACCAACAGCAGCAGCAGCAACAACTCTGCAGGAAGCTACTGTGAGGAACTGGTACCTGAAGAGAATTTTCTGGCTGCTTGTAATCAAGAACTGCTGGCTCGAGGTAGCGAGCTTCTCAAAAGAACTCGTACAG GGGATCTTCATTGGAAGGTTGTCTCAGTTTACATCCATCGAAGTGGAAAT gtgatgctGAAGATGAAGAGCAAATATGTAGGGAAGACCATCACtaaaaagaagaaga ATGTGGTTTTAGATGTTTGTAAAGACATACCAGCATGGCCAGGGAGGCATTTGTTTGAGGATGGAGAGCAGAGACGATATTTTGGACTAAAGACAGAAGGACGCGGTGTTGTTGAATTCGAGTGCAAAAATGCAAGAGACTACGAGATGTGGACTCAAGGTGTCTCCCGGCTTCTGTCAATTGTGTCtgaaaggaaaagaaagaatCAAAAAATAGCCACTTGA
- the LOC140882918 gene encoding protein LIFEGUARD 2-like: protein MWKDDVESASRPLYPMMLESPELRWSFIRKIYSIVSIQLLLTIAVASVVVTVRPISHFFATTKVGLAIYIVLIIAPFIVLCPLHSYHRRHPLNYFLLGLFTVTLAFPVGLTCAYTSGKVILEAVILTAVVVISLTLYTFWAARRGQDFNFLGPFLFGGIIVLLLFSVIQIFFPLGKISVMIYGGLASIIFCGYIIYDTDNLIKRYTYDQYIWAAVALYLDVINLFLSLLNVLRAANN from the exons ATGTGGAAAGACGACGTTGAGTCGGCCAGTCGGCCGCTGTATCCGATGATGTTGGAAAGCCCAGAGCTTCGATGGTCGTTTATCCGCAAAATATACTCAATTGTCAGCATTCAGTTACTCCTCACCATTGCTGTGGCGTCTGTTGTTGTCACTGTGCGCCCAATATCGCATTTCTTTGCGACTACTAAGGTTGGCTTGGCAATTTATATTGTTCTCATCATCGCCCCATTTATCG TTTTGTGCCCTTTGCATAGCTATCATAGGAGACATCCTCTGAATTATTTCCTTCTTGGGTTGTTCACGGTGACTCTTGCTTTTCCGGTGGGGTTGACTTGTGCTTACACCAGTG GGAAAGTTATTTTGGAAGCAGTTATTTTAACAGCGGTTGTGGTTATTAGCCTTACTCTATACACATTCTGGGCTGCAAGGAGGGGTCAAGATTTCAACTTCCTAGGACCCTTTCTGTTCGGTGGTATTATTGTACTTTTGCTCTTTTCGGTGATTCAG ATATTCTTCCCCCTGGGTAAGATAAGTGTGATGATCTATGGCGGCCTGGCATCAATCATCTTCTGTGGTTACATAATTTACGACACTGATAATCTGATCAAACGATATACCTATGACCAGTACATCTGGGCTGCTGTTGCACTCTATCTGGATGTCATAAACCTCTTTCTATCTTTGTTGAACGTTCTCAGAGCCGCAAATAACTAG